The following DNA comes from Candidatus Methylacidiphilales bacterium.
GAACAAATACCGCGATGGCCTCATCGGCGCCAGCGCCTGCATCCGGGGCGAGATTGCGCAGGCCGTGTTAACCGGGCGGATGAAGGACGCGGAAAAATCGATTGATGATTTTAAAAACATCCTGGGCGCGGACAATTTTTATCTGGAGGTCCATAATCACGGGCTCGACCAGGAACGGCAGGTCTGCGAGGCCTACAAGGAACTTTCCCGCAAGACGGGCACGCCCTTGATGGCGGCGAACGACGTGCATTATGTGGGTAAAAACCACGCGTCGGCGCATGACATTCTGCTGTGCATCCAGACGGGCGCGCGGCTTTCCGACGAAAAACGCATGCGCTATCCGTCGAATGAATTTTATTTCAAAAGCGCGGAAGAAATGGCGGCGTTGTTCCCCGACATGCCCGAGGCGCTTGAAAACACGCTGGCCATTGCGGAGCGCTGCGACTTGCAGCTTAAGTTTGGCGAGAGCAAGTATCCCGCCTATCCCGCGCCGGAGGCGATGTCGCGCGAAGCCTATCTGAGGCAGCTTTGCGAGGAGGGGTTCAAGCGGCGTTATGACGGGCGGGAAGATGCGGGCGAACTGCGCGAGCGGATGGAATTTGAAATCAAGGTCATCGAGCAGATGGGTTTTGTCAGTTACTTTCTCATCGTCTGGGACTTCATCGATTACGCCAAACGCAACGGCATTCCCGTCGGTCCCGGCCGCGGTAGCGCGGCTGGCAGCATAGTCGCCTATTTGCTGGGCATCACGGATGTGGATCCGATCCGCTTCGGCCTGTTGTTTGAGCGGTTCCTGAATCCGGAACGTATTTCACCGCCGGATATCGATGTCGATTTTTGCCAGAACCGGCGCGAGGAAGTCATCGAGTATGTCAAAAAGAAATACGGCGAGCTTTCCGTCGCGCAGATCATCACATTCGGGACCATGGGCGCCAAAATGGCCATTCGCGACACCGCGCGGGTGATGGGTTATTCGTTTTCCGATGCCTCAAAAATTGCGGACATGATTCCGAAGGATCCGAAGATCACCATCGGCAAGGCGATGGATGGCGTACCGGATTTCAAAAGACTGTACGAGGACGACGAGCGGACGCGGGAGTTGCTGGACAACGCGCTGGCTTTGGAAGGCATGGTGCGGCAATCCGGCACCCATGCGGCCGGCGTGGTCATCAACGACCGTGATTTGACGGAATTCATTCCGCTGACGCGGGACGATCACGGCAGCGTGATCACGCAATACGCCATGAATCCCGTGGGCGACCTCGGGATGTTGAAGATGGATTTTCTGGGGTTGAAGACGCTGACGGTCATTCATGACTGCCTGAATTTCATCGAGCAATCCACGGGCAAGAGGATCGATGTCCTGCAACTCCCGTGGGACGACGCCAAAACGTTTGAAATGCTGAACCGGGCGCAAAACATCGGGGTCTTCCAGGTGGAATCGCCGGGGATGCGCCGGACCTGCCTGGGTTTCGATATCCGGACCATCGATGATATCATTGCGCTGATCGCCTTGTACCGTCCCGGCCCGATGGACCTGATTCCCGAATACCAAAGTTATAAAAAGGGCGAGAAAAAGCCGGAGTACAAGCATCCGCTGCTGGAGAAGGTCTCAGGCGACACCTACGGCATCATGATCTACCAGGAGCAGGTCATGGCTGCTGCGCGCTTGCTGGCCGGTTATTCCCTCGGCGAAGCCGACGTGTTGCGCCGGGCGATGGGCAAGAAAAAGGCCGAGGAAATGGCCCAGCAGCGCGAGCGTTTCATCAAGGGCTGCGAGGAGATCAACCAGATTCCGCCGAAACTGGCCTCGGAGATTTTCGACTTGTTGGAAAAATTCTCCGGGTATGGATTTAACAAGTCGCACAGCGCCGCCTACGGGCTGATTACCTATCAAACCGCTTATCTC
Coding sequences within:
- the dnaE gene encoding DNA polymerase III subunit alpha, whose translation is HGNLFGAIDFYQEAKKAGIKPIIGCEVYMAPGNRMDKTSPNGRDPNYHFVLLAKDLVGYQNLVRLVTAAHLESVYFKPRIDKEILNKYRDGLIGASACIRGEIAQAVLTGRMKDAEKSIDDFKNILGADNFYLEVHNHGLDQERQVCEAYKELSRKTGTPLMAANDVHYVGKNHASAHDILLCIQTGARLSDEKRMRYPSNEFYFKSAEEMAALFPDMPEALENTLAIAERCDLQLKFGESKYPAYPAPEAMSREAYLRQLCEEGFKRRYDGREDAGELRERMEFEIKVIEQMGFVSYFLIVWDFIDYAKRNGIPVGPGRGSAAGSIVAYLLGITDVDPIRFGLLFERFLNPERISPPDIDVDFCQNRREEVIEYVKKKYGELSVAQIITFGTMGAKMAIRDTARVMGYSFSDASKIADMIPKDPKITIGKAMDGVPDFKRLYEDDERTRELLDNALALEGMVRQSGTHAAGVVINDRDLTEFIPLTRDDHGSVITQYAMNPVGDLGMLKMDFLGLKTLTVIHDCLNFIEQSTGKRIDVLQLPWDDAKTFEMLNRAQNIGVFQVESPGMRRTCLGFDIRTIDDIIALIALYRPGPMDLIPEYQSYKKGEKKPEYKHPLLEKVSGDTYGIMIYQEQVMAAARLLAGYSLGEADVLRRAMGKKKAEEMAQQRERFIKGCEEINQIPPKLASEIFDLLEKFSGYGFNKSHSAAYGLITYQTAYLKANYPVEFMAALLCNELDNTDKIALFVAESKQMGLSILPPSVNESELSFTVAPGQIRFGLAAIKNVGEGAARAVLEARKEKGAFSSLEDFCRKVDYRSINRKTVESLIRCGAFDDLDGNRAHVFSQVDRALSEASSLARDRESGQGTFLDMGETPASKPDASGTGTVEEWPMRTRLENEKELLGFYVTGHPVDEFEDDLRAFRTLDLGEAEEESHDAPARIAGVICTKEVRLTKKGQKPYARINVEDRTGRVEVTVFPELYQKHGNELMIGMPIVIVGFVDREQEDRPKLMAHQIFTLEEACESLVREVYVRCPRERCGPGLWNELKAVVAGARGSKPLCLVIPGSQGGMAIVEAGSDYAVKSDLSVLRQLREKFGGREVRLRAKELGEISRRRPGAWRGNGARQNSPQKSA